In one window of Corynebacterium incognita DNA:
- the eccCa gene encoding type VII secretion protein EccCa produces the protein MLGVSIEHIVDPLSATQREPAPEMPTGQLQAEPVPAAHKPQPMPLVRIIMPLVMVVAMVGMVVLLVLGAGPGRTVSPMMLMFPLMMVMSMAAMFGPGNGGEDKDDVRRSYLRHLHLLREEALANAAEQRAAEWFRHPDPAGVHAWVGTPRLWERQATDPDALEVRIGVGSAALCTPIDVPDPGAAEELDPVCAVSLRRLIAAVGTVPNIPVVVQLQAFRFLGIAGPTARGLVRSMLHALLIAHGPEVVGLHVIGRSAADHREVAEGAKASGWEWMKWVPHVRNPRDAAFRILVVDSIPTTGLEEFIDSEEWTTIIDVGSQRLTALGYRAEHEGLRLWAGEELKVVTAAGEETLGQCDAVALAEMEIYARQLAKFRRPHNGAGHDSTTGGDPLGLLGYASVDELVPERMWPGHDGQKSRLVVPIGVDPAGQPVRLDFKEPAHGGMGPHGLCLGATGSGKSELLKTVVTALAATHSPNELNLVLVDFKGGATFLECEKLPHTAAVITNLEDEAVLVDRMFDAISGEMQRRQQVLREAGNFANVTDYTAARNKQIAEHGSSSMAPLPALLIIVDEFSELLGQHPDFAELFVAVGRLGRSLHVHLLLASQRLEEGRLRGLDSHLSYRLGLKTFSAGESRQVLGVPDAYHLPSQPGAGYLKTDADALERFQASYVSGAAMRPVRASDLDATGLGEPASRPALQIFEEWTQETSESDAALGAAAGSQGAGVAMVADESTTVMEAVVEAAAETAELRGESAHPIWLPPLPAEVSLAGVAEDHGFLQAAIGIIDRPFQQRQDPFIVDFGAEGGHLALCGAPQMGKSTALRTIVTSLAATHKPGDVRFYVLDLGGGQLQGLDLLPHVAGVAQSNDPEKVNRVVDEVAGLVAQPERRHTFLIIDGWHHIGASNAEYENLEDAIGSIVVDGPSANVHVVLATGRWTTIRPAIRDHIATRVELRLAEALDSLIERKRQEKLPALPGRGLTPGGELMLLAHSGNQDAAHIATVAQQQGLEPVPQLKMLPEEIHLDELGEASGLAFAHGGRDMTTVAWDPVRDSHVVCVGSGESGKSTWVRTIAAGITQLGRAAARMVVIDHRRAHLGELDEDMVAVYSASGEATEKALRSAHATLSARLPGEDVTPAELKARSWWEGPEIYIVIDDVELVSDGALDLLQELLPHSRDIGMHLVLARKAGGIGRAMYQRFYSALRDTQPAVLLLDADRDEGAIFGMKPTPQPPGRGRWHTRNAAPSLVQVAHTNNEQ, from the coding sequence ATGCTTGGTGTAAGCATTGAACATATTGTTGATCCATTAAGCGCCACGCAGCGCGAACCTGCGCCGGAGATGCCCACCGGGCAACTGCAGGCGGAGCCGGTACCAGCGGCGCATAAGCCGCAGCCGATGCCCTTGGTGCGCATCATCATGCCACTGGTGATGGTGGTGGCCATGGTGGGGATGGTCGTGTTGCTGGTCCTTGGTGCCGGGCCGGGGCGCACGGTATCGCCCATGATGCTGATGTTCCCACTCATGATGGTCATGTCTATGGCCGCCATGTTCGGTCCAGGGAACGGTGGGGAGGACAAGGACGACGTTCGGCGTTCCTATCTGCGACACCTCCACCTCTTACGGGAGGAGGCCTTGGCCAACGCGGCCGAGCAGCGCGCGGCGGAATGGTTCCGCCACCCAGACCCCGCGGGCGTCCATGCGTGGGTGGGGACCCCGCGCTTGTGGGAACGCCAGGCGACGGACCCGGACGCACTCGAGGTGCGCATCGGTGTGGGCAGCGCGGCGTTGTGCACGCCTATCGACGTCCCCGATCCCGGTGCCGCCGAGGAACTCGACCCGGTGTGCGCGGTGAGTCTGCGCAGGCTCATTGCTGCGGTGGGGACAGTGCCGAATATCCCGGTGGTGGTGCAGCTTCAGGCGTTTCGCTTCCTCGGCATTGCGGGGCCGACGGCGCGTGGGCTGGTGCGCTCGATGCTTCATGCGTTGCTTATCGCGCATGGCCCGGAAGTGGTGGGGCTGCATGTCATCGGGCGCAGTGCCGCAGACCATCGTGAGGTGGCTGAAGGTGCGAAAGCCTCCGGGTGGGAGTGGATGAAGTGGGTTCCCCATGTTCGCAATCCTCGTGACGCGGCGTTTCGCATCCTTGTGGTGGATAGTATCCCGACGACTGGCCTGGAGGAATTCATTGATTCGGAGGAGTGGACGACGATCATCGACGTCGGCTCGCAGCGCTTGACGGCACTGGGGTATCGCGCTGAGCATGAAGGCCTAAGGTTGTGGGCGGGGGAGGAGCTGAAGGTCGTGACCGCGGCGGGCGAGGAGACCCTGGGGCAGTGCGACGCGGTGGCCCTCGCAGAAATGGAGATTTACGCCCGGCAACTGGCAAAATTCCGGCGCCCGCACAACGGCGCCGGCCACGATTCCACCACCGGTGGTGACCCGCTGGGTTTACTGGGGTATGCGAGCGTGGACGAGTTGGTACCGGAGCGCATGTGGCCAGGTCACGACGGGCAGAAATCCCGGCTCGTGGTGCCCATCGGCGTGGATCCTGCGGGGCAGCCGGTGCGGCTGGACTTCAAGGAGCCGGCGCACGGCGGCATGGGGCCGCATGGACTGTGCCTCGGTGCGACCGGGTCCGGAAAAAGCGAATTGCTGAAAACTGTCGTTACGGCACTGGCCGCCACCCACAGCCCGAACGAACTCAACCTCGTGCTCGTGGATTTCAAAGGCGGTGCCACCTTTCTGGAATGCGAAAAGCTCCCGCACACCGCAGCGGTGATCACCAACCTGGAGGATGAAGCGGTACTGGTAGACCGCATGTTTGACGCTATTTCTGGCGAAATGCAGCGTCGCCAACAGGTGTTGCGGGAGGCGGGGAATTTCGCCAACGTTACCGACTACACCGCGGCCCGCAACAAACAGATAGCCGAGCACGGAAGCAGCTCGATGGCGCCACTGCCCGCGCTGCTCATCATCGTGGACGAGTTCTCGGAACTGCTGGGCCAGCACCCGGACTTCGCGGAGTTGTTCGTTGCGGTCGGGCGCCTGGGGCGGTCCCTACACGTCCACCTCCTGCTTGCTTCGCAGCGGCTAGAAGAGGGCCGACTGCGCGGGCTGGATTCTCACCTGTCGTATCGCTTGGGACTCAAGACCTTCTCCGCCGGTGAGTCGCGCCAGGTCCTCGGCGTCCCCGATGCCTACCACCTGCCATCGCAACCGGGCGCGGGGTACCTCAAAACGGATGCGGACGCATTGGAGCGGTTCCAGGCTTCGTACGTCTCCGGGGCAGCGATGCGACCAGTGCGAGCGAGCGACCTCGACGCCACCGGGCTGGGCGAGCCTGCGTCGCGCCCGGCGTTGCAGATATTTGAGGAGTGGACCCAAGAGACGTCGGAAAGCGATGCCGCACTAGGTGCCGCGGCAGGGTCCCAAGGCGCGGGCGTGGCGATGGTCGCCGACGAGTCCACCACGGTCATGGAAGCCGTGGTGGAAGCGGCGGCAGAGACCGCAGAACTGCGTGGCGAATCCGCACACCCCATCTGGCTCCCGCCGTTGCCTGCAGAGGTGTCGCTGGCAGGCGTGGCGGAAGATCACGGCTTCCTGCAGGCTGCCATCGGCATCATCGACCGGCCGTTTCAGCAACGCCAGGATCCGTTCATCGTGGACTTCGGTGCGGAAGGCGGACACCTGGCGCTCTGCGGCGCCCCGCAGATGGGCAAGTCCACGGCGCTACGCACCATCGTGACCTCGCTGGCCGCGACGCACAAGCCTGGTGATGTCCGCTTCTACGTCTTGGATCTCGGCGGCGGGCAACTGCAGGGGCTCGACCTTCTCCCCCACGTGGCCGGGGTGGCGCAGAGCAACGACCCAGAGAAGGTCAACCGGGTGGTGGACGAAGTAGCAGGGTTGGTGGCTCAGCCGGAGCGCCGTCATACGTTCTTGATCATCGACGGTTGGCACCATATTGGCGCGAGCAATGCTGAATACGAAAACCTCGAAGACGCTATCGGTTCCATTGTGGTCGATGGCCCCTCTGCAAACGTGCACGTCGTGCTCGCCACGGGGCGGTGGACCACGATTCGGCCCGCCATCCGCGACCATATTGCGACCCGCGTGGAGCTGCGGTTGGCGGAGGCGCTGGACTCGCTGATTGAACGCAAACGCCAAGAAAAGCTGCCCGCGCTGCCAGGTCGTGGGCTGACCCCGGGAGGTGAGCTCATGCTGCTGGCGCACAGCGGCAACCAGGACGCGGCGCACATCGCAACCGTCGCGCAGCAGCAGGGGCTCGAGCCCGTTCCGCAGCTGAAGATGCTGCCGGAGGAAATACACCTGGATGAGCTCGGGGAGGCGTCGGGGTTGGCATTCGCCCATGGCGGGCGCGATATGACGACCGTGGCGTGGGATCCGGTTCGGGACTCCCACGTGGTATGCGTCGGCTCGGGCGAGAGTGGAAAATCCACGTGGGTGCGGACCATCGCCGCTGGAATCACGCAGCTGGGCCGCGCCGCCGCGCGCATGGTGGTCATCGATCACCGCCGTGCACACCTCGGCGAGCTCGATGAGGACATGGTCGCGGTATATTCGGCCTCCGGCGAGGCAACGGAGAAGGCACTGCGCAGCGCGCACGCCACCTTGTCCGCACGTTTGCCGGGCGAAGACGTCACTCCGGCAGAACTCAAGGCGCGCTCCTGGTGGGAGGGGCCGGAGATTTACATCGTGATTGATGACGTGGAGCTTGTGTCCGACGGAGCGCTGGATCTGCTGCAGGAACTGCTTCCACACTCTCGGGACATTGGGATGCACCTGGTGCTCGCGCGCAAAGCCGGCGGGATAGGCCGCGCGATGTACCAACGCTTCTATTCCGCTCTTCGCGATACTCAACCGGCGGTGTTGCTCTTGGACGCGGACCGTGACGAAGGGGCGATCTTTGGGATGAAGCCCACCCCGCAGCCGCCAGGCCGCGGTAGGTGGCACACGCGCAACGCCGCGCCGTCTTTGGTGCAGGTAGCGCACACGAACAATGAACAGTAG
- a CDS encoding WXG100 family type VII secretion target, translating into MSGIKYEFGNIEAGASDINKSATAINSELDELKKMLQPLVSSWEGESATAYNEAQSKWDKAAKELNQILATISKSVDESNNRMSHINKVAANSWG; encoded by the coding sequence ATGTCCGGAATCAAGTACGAGTTCGGCAACATCGAGGCTGGCGCCAGCGACATTAACAAGTCCGCCACCGCCATCAACTCCGAGTTGGACGAGCTCAAGAAGATGCTGCAGCCACTGGTCTCCTCCTGGGAGGGCGAGTCCGCAACCGCGTACAACGAAGCGCAGTCCAAGTGGGACAAGGCCGCTAAGGAACTGAACCAGATCCTGGCCACCATTTCCAAGTCGGTAGATGAATCCAACAACCGCATGAGCCACATCAACAAGGTGGCCGCCAACAGCTGGGGATAG
- the rplM gene encoding 50S ribosomal protein L13, translating into MSTFHPKSGDITRKWYIIDATDVVLGKLASTVADLLRGKHKPQFAPNVDCGDHVIIINADKIHISSNKRDREMRYRHSGYPGGLKSMTLGQSLDANPVRVIEEAVTGMMPHNKLSAQSAKKLHVFVGEEHPYAGQKPETFEFKQVAQ; encoded by the coding sequence TTGTCTACTTTCCACCCAAAGAGCGGTGACATTACCCGTAAGTGGTACATCATCGACGCTACTGACGTGGTGCTGGGCAAGCTTGCTTCCACCGTTGCAGATCTGCTGCGCGGCAAGCACAAGCCACAGTTCGCACCGAACGTTGATTGCGGTGACCACGTCATCATCATCAACGCTGACAAGATCCACATTTCTTCCAACAAGCGGGACCGCGAGATGCGTTACCGCCACTCCGGTTACCCGGGTGGTCTGAAGTCCATGACCCTTGGTCAGTCTTTGGACGCCAACCCGGTTCGCGTAATCGAGGAAGCAGTGACCGGCATGATGCCGCACAACAAGCTTTCCGCACAGTCCGCGAAGAAGCTGCACGTCTTCGTCGGCGAGGAGCACCCATACGCCGGCCAGAAGCCGGAGACCTTCGAGTTTAAGCAGGTGGCACAGTAA
- a CDS encoding TIGR02611 family protein, which translates to MATMRDSISSRVERLRGFHEQQKSRRFGFLVRPLTLLLGWTVLIVGVLTIPLPGQGWLTTFVGVGILSLEQHWAHRLLEWGVELYDRFFAWFARQSAGVRIMLIVLLIAVIWAIFGVGVYLFWRSGGFATFGWSPA; encoded by the coding sequence ATGGCAACGATGCGCGATTCCATATCGTCCCGTGTGGAGCGCTTGAGAGGGTTTCACGAGCAGCAGAAGTCCCGCCGTTTCGGGTTCCTCGTGCGGCCGCTGACCCTGCTGCTCGGCTGGACCGTGTTGATAGTCGGCGTGCTCACCATTCCGCTTCCCGGCCAGGGCTGGCTCACCACGTTCGTGGGCGTGGGCATTTTGTCCCTGGAACAGCATTGGGCCCACCGCCTTTTGGAGTGGGGCGTGGAACTCTACGATCGGTTTTTCGCTTGGTTCGCGCGCCAGTCTGCCGGCGTCCGTATCATGCTGATAGTGCTGCTCATCGCCGTAATCTGGGCTATTTTCGGCGTTGGCGTGTATCTTTTTTGGCGCTCTGGCGGGTTCGCCACCTTCGGGTGGTCCCCAGCATAA
- a CDS encoding WXG100 family type VII secretion target, with translation MNQTFKTEADVMRQAAQHVDDTNDNVQAELNRLERTVEGLRSNWEGNAQVAFNNLMLRYNDNERKLKEALTSISDNIRDNARNFENVEAENEDIFKNVGTEGLAL, from the coding sequence ATGAACCAAACGTTCAAGACCGAAGCTGACGTGATGCGCCAGGCGGCGCAGCACGTTGACGACACCAATGACAACGTCCAAGCCGAACTCAACCGCCTCGAGCGCACCGTTGAGGGCCTGCGTTCCAATTGGGAGGGCAACGCGCAGGTAGCCTTCAATAATCTCATGCTGCGCTACAACGACAACGAGCGCAAGCTCAAGGAAGCTCTCACCTCGATTTCGGACAACATCCGCGACAACGCCCGCAACTTCGAAAACGTCGAGGCGGAAAACGAGGACATCTTCAAAAACGTCGGTACCGAGGGCCTGGCACTGTAA
- a CDS encoding S8 family serine peptidase, translated as MTTHTSPLPLTSLAHGLLALLLVGTLSDVAPAAAREPDKPCTRPATAKELSPRPTREQRDYRARLHALATGEGITVAVIDTGVAKHPQLRHLDAGPDLVTPDDPQPFLDCDGHGTVVAGVIAAHDSGIAPDARVLSVRQTSAHYRREDPATDDGDRNEENQARQRAAGSLASLAQAIDEAVEHKADVINVSVVSCVPARVAATLDTRALDKALARAEEADAVVVAAAGNKGSHCQPGWVVYPAHEETVLAVGALDSPATTADYSIPAPRAPLSAAGVVPVGLSPDATGWARGTITDSREEKPFAGTSFAAPLVSGTVALLKHRHPSLSAAAIRELLHDHAHPVTGYVDALGVVSAATEPYRAASPDSAGAPTATIEIAPAAHAQQSAALRRAGRCLSALALLIACGAFMLGTTRRWRTRQSAKKDTRQRRK; from the coding sequence ATGACCACCCACACCTCGCCTTTACCACTCACCTCACTGGCGCATGGATTGCTTGCGTTGTTGCTGGTGGGGACGCTTAGCGACGTCGCGCCCGCCGCCGCCCGCGAACCTGATAAGCCCTGCACTCGTCCCGCGACCGCCAAGGAGCTTTCGCCCCGGCCCACGCGGGAGCAGCGCGACTACCGCGCCCGGCTGCATGCTCTGGCCACGGGCGAGGGGATCACCGTGGCAGTGATCGACACGGGCGTCGCCAAGCACCCGCAGCTCCGTCATCTCGACGCCGGACCGGACCTAGTGACACCTGACGATCCGCAGCCGTTTCTGGACTGCGACGGCCACGGCACCGTGGTGGCCGGGGTTATCGCCGCACACGATAGCGGCATCGCCCCCGACGCCCGGGTGCTCAGCGTACGCCAAACCAGTGCGCACTACCGGCGCGAAGACCCCGCGACCGACGACGGGGACAGAAACGAGGAGAACCAGGCCCGCCAGCGCGCGGCCGGTAGCCTGGCCAGCCTCGCCCAAGCCATTGACGAGGCGGTCGAGCACAAAGCGGACGTCATCAACGTCTCCGTGGTCTCCTGCGTCCCGGCGCGCGTGGCGGCCACGTTGGATACCCGCGCGCTAGACAAGGCCCTGGCACGCGCTGAGGAAGCCGACGCCGTGGTGGTGGCCGCGGCAGGTAACAAGGGTTCGCACTGCCAGCCTGGCTGGGTGGTCTACCCCGCCCACGAGGAAACAGTCCTGGCCGTGGGGGCGTTGGACTCCCCGGCGACGACGGCGGACTATTCCATCCCGGCGCCCCGCGCGCCACTGTCAGCGGCCGGTGTGGTCCCGGTGGGACTATCGCCAGATGCCACAGGCTGGGCGCGCGGCACGATCACGGATAGTCGTGAGGAAAAGCCGTTCGCCGGCACCAGCTTCGCCGCCCCGCTCGTTAGCGGCACCGTCGCGCTGCTCAAACACCGGCACCCCAGTCTTAGCGCCGCCGCCATCCGAGAGTTGCTGCACGACCATGCCCACCCGGTCACCGGATACGTGGACGCGCTCGGGGTGGTCAGCGCTGCGACTGAGCCGTACCGGGCGGCGTCACCGGATTCCGCTGGTGCGCCGACGGCCACAATTGAGATCGCGCCTGCGGCGCACGCGCAACAATCCGCTGCCCTGCGCCGGGCCGGCCGCTGTTTGAGCGCCCTGGCACTGTTGATCGCCTGCGGCGCCTTTATGCTGGGGACCACCCGAAGGTGGCGAACCCGCCAGAGCGCCAAAAAAGATACACGCCAACGCCGAAAATAG
- a CDS encoding type VII secretion-associated protein, which translates to MTMHTTFSPQDATSQAAFLTITILDSATIFEGPETVYRYDLPGSGVLGGWALEGIIEQARTLCAPDWPDATVAVVADPESTTIARTAVVMVSEELTNQGVSLAPASVEDADDLAPASSRDSGGDVLPPEAVDSEGPHDDVGTPPRNTVNAAAHYAGRRTSPRRWLDPFHLGLAATVLAVGAVSWWAISAQTNSGAGTVAEAASEDSSALRNQEANAHEAAVPEDAGNAGPAETSAAVVLEEGDVRVKLPLGFTAEQDKGVITATGDDPHLRILLAADPAYSVPQEALFAEIKDQIKEDPQLKKDEENARRLVYTEDPGDGSAVTWTTWVEGDHQMSVGCHTKSTPTTVQKAACRMAVDSLQHF; encoded by the coding sequence ATGACTATGCACACGACATTCTCGCCGCAGGACGCTACTTCGCAGGCGGCATTTCTTACCATCACCATTTTGGATTCGGCCACCATTTTCGAAGGACCGGAAACGGTCTACCGCTACGACCTGCCCGGCAGCGGGGTACTGGGCGGGTGGGCGCTTGAGGGAATCATCGAGCAGGCCCGTACTCTGTGCGCGCCGGACTGGCCGGATGCCACGGTGGCGGTGGTGGCTGATCCGGAGTCGACGACCATCGCTCGCACCGCGGTAGTAATGGTAAGCGAGGAACTAACCAACCAGGGAGTCAGCCTCGCCCCGGCCAGCGTTGAGGATGCTGACGACCTTGCCCCAGCAAGTAGCAGAGACTCCGGAGGTGATGTCCTCCCGCCGGAGGCGGTGGACTCGGAGGGACCTCACGACGATGTCGGCACGCCGCCGCGCAACACCGTGAACGCGGCTGCACACTACGCCGGCCGGCGAACGAGTCCGAGACGATGGCTGGATCCCTTCCACCTCGGTCTTGCAGCGACGGTGTTAGCGGTAGGGGCGGTGAGCTGGTGGGCGATCAGCGCCCAGACTAACTCCGGTGCTGGAACGGTGGCGGAGGCCGCGAGCGAAGACTCCTCGGCACTGCGCAATCAAGAGGCCAACGCGCACGAAGCAGCCGTTCCCGAGGACGCGGGAAACGCCGGCCCCGCTGAGACGTCGGCCGCTGTGGTCTTGGAAGAAGGCGACGTACGAGTGAAACTCCCGTTGGGCTTTACCGCAGAGCAGGACAAGGGCGTCATCACCGCAACGGGGGATGATCCGCACCTGAGGATTCTCCTTGCTGCTGACCCGGCGTATTCGGTGCCACAAGAGGCCTTGTTCGCGGAGATCAAGGACCAAATCAAAGAGGATCCGCAATTGAAGAAGGACGAGGAAAACGCTCGTCGCCTGGTGTACACCGAAGACCCCGGCGACGGTTCCGCGGTGACGTGGACAACGTGGGTGGAAGGCGACCATCAGATGTCAGTGGGGTGCCACACCAAGTCCACGCCCACCACCGTCCAGAAAGCAGCGTGCCGCATGGCGGTGGATTCCCTGCAGCACTTCTAG
- the eccD gene encoding type VII secretion integral membrane protein EccD: MTLAHVVHLTIRILDGGYRKHLDVAVPATSALAEVVPELLELIGAPPTTRPWSAATATGRRINLALPLYATELVDGAVVVLVPEEELAAPVIRDAAESLVEGTTAGAPRGVTVLAVILGLSALAVLATTFLPWPAAWAGACGAALLCGLWRPQLRALFPFAAASGAAAAFGSVSGAESFSTVLSTPGTDVAWAAVAAAGTAAAAAAAAGALSLASPRSAAAVITFVVLTLAAGAGAALSTAVPPTPGADLRLPLGSAILLTVLVCLHLAPGIVTRAAGLKVPTLPSAGEDLAVADAVDAEVDGHARRAQLLHDGVLLALSGACLVALALLATSPLTRSSAALLALSGIAVVLHAARHHRPCQAWALYVVAITAGGALCVAVSSVTFTERPVLWAVALLAGALLALAPVWAPHIPTVEPTTRVWLERAETAAIVAVLPLAVHLLGIFALIRGLG, from the coding sequence ATGACCTTGGCACACGTGGTTCATTTGACCATTCGCATTCTTGACGGCGGCTACCGCAAGCATCTCGACGTCGCTGTACCCGCCACCTCTGCGTTGGCGGAGGTAGTCCCGGAGCTCCTGGAACTCATCGGAGCCCCGCCCACAACGCGGCCGTGGAGCGCAGCCACCGCGACAGGCCGACGCATCAACCTCGCTCTGCCGCTGTATGCCACCGAGCTTGTCGACGGCGCGGTGGTGGTACTGGTCCCGGAAGAAGAGCTCGCCGCGCCCGTCATCCGCGATGCCGCCGAATCGCTGGTCGAGGGGACAACTGCGGGCGCCCCGCGCGGGGTGACGGTACTCGCGGTGATCCTGGGACTCAGCGCACTGGCGGTCCTGGCCACCACTTTTCTCCCCTGGCCCGCTGCCTGGGCCGGGGCGTGCGGCGCCGCCTTGCTGTGTGGCCTGTGGCGCCCGCAGCTGCGCGCGTTATTTCCTTTCGCTGCTGCCAGTGGTGCCGCAGCTGCCTTCGGAAGCGTCAGTGGAGCCGAATCCTTCAGCACGGTGCTGAGTACGCCTGGAACGGATGTCGCCTGGGCGGCGGTGGCCGCCGCGGGAACAGCGGCAGCCGCCGCGGCCGCGGCGGGAGCGCTCTCACTGGCAAGCCCGCGCAGTGCCGCCGCCGTCATTACCTTTGTTGTCCTCACCCTTGCCGCCGGTGCCGGTGCCGCGCTGAGCACCGCCGTGCCGCCAACACCCGGTGCTGATCTCCGCCTCCCGCTCGGCTCAGCCATATTGCTTACCGTCTTGGTGTGCCTGCACCTTGCCCCGGGCATCGTGACTCGCGCCGCGGGTTTGAAGGTACCGACGCTGCCCTCGGCGGGCGAAGACCTCGCCGTCGCCGACGCCGTCGATGCCGAGGTAGATGGCCACGCCCGCCGAGCCCAGCTACTCCACGACGGCGTCCTGCTCGCGTTGTCGGGAGCGTGCCTTGTCGCACTTGCTCTCTTAGCCACCTCTCCGCTAACCCGCTCCAGCGCCGCGCTCCTCGCGCTCAGTGGGATTGCGGTAGTGCTGCATGCGGCGCGGCACCACCGGCCCTGCCAGGCCTGGGCGTTATACGTGGTGGCCATCACCGCCGGCGGCGCGCTGTGCGTCGCGGTGTCGTCAGTTACGTTCACCGAGCGCCCCGTCCTCTGGGCCGTGGCACTTCTGGCCGGAGCGCTCCTCGCGCTGGCGCCAGTGTGGGCGCCGCACATCCCCACCGTCGAACCCACAACGCGGGTCTGGTTAGAACGCGCGGAGACGGCCGCGATTGTGGCGGTACTCCCACTGGCGGTGCATCTGCTCGGCATCTTCGCCCTCATCCGCGGGCTGGGGTAG
- the rpsI gene encoding 30S ribosomal protein S9, with amino-acid sequence MTEANNIDNANVDTEATAADIAAAQAATEEFTNTIGDAVAPAESEQVEAAAPVVHEGPIQTVGRRKRAIARVRMVEGSGEIIVNGRSLDDYFPNKLHQQDILLPLTLLERENQFDLKVTVTGGGPTGQSGALRLAIARALNVYNPADRAVLKKAGLLTRDARAVERKKAGLHKARRAPQYSKR; translated from the coding sequence ATGACCGAAGCTAACAACATCGACAACGCAAACGTAGACACCGAAGCTACCGCTGCTGACATCGCTGCCGCACAGGCTGCTACCGAGGAGTTCACCAACACCATTGGTGACGCCGTAGCACCGGCGGAGTCCGAGCAGGTTGAAGCTGCTGCCCCTGTTGTTCACGAGGGCCCGATCCAGACCGTTGGTCGTCGTAAGCGCGCCATCGCCCGTGTTCGCATGGTCGAGGGTTCCGGCGAGATCATCGTCAACGGTCGTTCCCTGGATGACTACTTCCCGAACAAGCTGCACCAGCAGGACATCTTGCTCCCGCTGACCTTGCTTGAGCGCGAGAACCAGTTCGACCTCAAGGTCACCGTCACCGGCGGCGGCCCCACCGGTCAGTCCGGCGCCCTGCGCCTGGCTATCGCACGCGCACTGAACGTGTACAACCCGGCAGACCGCGCAGTCCTGAAGAAGGCTGGCCTGCTGACCCGTGACGCTCGTGCAGTGGAGCGCAAGAAGGCTGGTCTGCACAAGGCACGTCGTGCCCCGCAGTACTCCAAGCGTTAA